Genomic window (Chryseobacterium bernardetii):
ATGACCCCTGGTCAGATCTCCATTGAATATGGTTTCCATGGACCGAATTATACAACCGTATCTGCATGTGCATCTTCAGCTAATGCTATAATTGATTCCAAGATGCTTATCCAGTTAGGAAAAGCGGACGTTATTGTGTGCGGTGGCTCAGAAGCAGCCGTTACAGCAAGTGGTGTCGGTGGATTTAATGCAATGATGGCACTTTCTACAAGAAACGATGATCCAAAAACAGCTTCAAGACCTTTCGACAAAGACAGAGATGGATTTGTACTGGGAGAAGGAGCAGGATGTATTATTCTTGAAGAATACGAACACGCGGTAAAACGTGGTGCTACAATTTATGCAGAATTATTAGGAGGCGGTATGAGTGCAGACGCATATCATATGACGGCTCCTCACCCTGAAGGCCTTGGCGCTTATCTGGTAATGAAAAACTGTTTGGAAGACGCAGGTTTAACTGCTGATGAAGTAGATCATATCAACATGCATGGTACCTCTACTCCATTAGGAGACATCGCAGAATCCAACGCAATTTCTAAATTATTAGGCGAGCACGCTTATGATATTCAGATCAATTCTACAAAATCAATGACAGGTCACCTTTTAGGAGCGGCCGGTGTTATTGAAGCTATTGCTGCATTAGGAACTATTATTCATGGTGTTGTTCCTCCTACCATTAACCATTTTACTGATGATGAAAAGATAGACAGCAGACTAAACTTTACGTTTAATACAGCTGTGAAGAAAGATGTAAAAGTAGCCATGAGCAATACTTTTGGATTTGGCGGGCACAATGCTTGCGTTCTATTTAAGAAAATCTAAATTCAATGAATGGAGTTACAGAAATACTTTTCTAAATTCCTTCTCAAAAAAAGAAAAAGACAATTAACGGAAAGAGATTATTTTCTCAGTACCGAACTTAGAAAAGTTCTGGGTACAGAGGTACAAAATATTGCTCTTTACCGCGAGGCTTTTTCTTTGAAAAATTCTTCTAAAAATCAAGACAGCAATTATGAAAGGCTTGAATTTTTGGGAGATTCTGTTTTGGGTACAATTATTTCTTGTCATTTGTTCCAGACTTATCCTCAGGCTAATGAAGGGTATTTGACACAAATGAAATCCAAGATTGTTAATAGGAAAAATCTTAATAAATTAGGGGAAGACCTTAAGCTTACGGATCTGCTGCAGAAGCAGAATAATTCTTCGGCTCTTGGCGAAAATATCTCAGGTAACTTATTTGAAGCCTTAATTGGTGCTGTTTATCTGGACTTTCATTATGAAACTTGCAAAAAGATCATTCTGGAAAAACTTCTGACGCCTTCCGAGATTAACAAACTTGAGAACAAAATTGTCAGCTACAAAGGTCTCCTGCTCGAATGGAGCCAGAAGAAGAAGGTAAATATAAAGTACGAAACTTGCGAGGAAATACAGGCCAATAAGGCAGTCATGTTCCGTTGTCATGTATGGTTTGGAGATGAAAAGATTGCCAATGCTACAGAAACCTCCAAGAAAAAGGCTGAAGAAAAAGCAGCACAGAGGGCTTTTTATATTTTAAATAAAAAAGAAAATATACTTGGAAATTCAAAAACTTTATGATCTTGATGATATAGAATTTGAAGATATTGCCATAGGATTGGTAAGATTAGCAAAAGATATACCCGCTCATGAGTTTTTCTATAAAATAAATCATCTTAATAATCTGAGTTTTTCAAGAAAAAAAGATTTGGTCTTTCACGGGGATTATTATGATTACTTTTTTCCAAGATTTGAGGCCTATCATAAGTTTTCTAAGACCTGTTTTACTTTTATTTCCAATAAATCTTCTGAAAGTAAACAAAAAAAAGTTCAAACCGAGCTCTTTACAGAAGAAGAAAACATTAAATTTTTATTAAATAATCAGGTAGATGTAGAATATATTTTGCATAGTTCGGAACAGTTTCCTGATTTTTCCGTAATTTTGCTCCCTGAAAATCTTGTTTTTCCAATTCAAGATTATACACTGAGTTCTGAAGAGGAACTTTATCAAATTATCCAGTATTATGAATAAGTATTTAAAGAAGACAAAAATTATCGCAACACTAGGGCCTGCTTCATCATCGAAGGAGGTAATGTTAGATCTGATGAAGGCAGGTGTTGATATTTTCAGAATAAATTTTTCCCATGCAGATTACGACTTAGTTCGAAAAAATATTGAAATAATTAGAGAACTAAACAGCGAGTACGGTTATTCAGTGGGTATTTTAGGAGACCTTCAAGGCCCTAAGCTGAGAGTAGGAGTCGTAAAAGAAGGATCTTACCTGAATCCGGGAGATATCCTTACCTTCACTAATGAAAAGATGGAGGGCGATTCTACCAAGGTATACATGACTTACCAACAGTTCCCACAGGACGTAAAAGTAGGAGAAAGAATCCTTATTGACGATGGTAAACTTGTATTAGAAGTTACTGAGACTAACGAAGTAGATACTGTAAAGGCTAAAACCATCCAGGGAGGACCTTTAAGTTCTAAGAAGGGTGTAAACCTTCCTAATACACAGGTATCTCTTCCTGCATTAACAGAAAAGGATATACAGGATGCTAATTTTATGCTTGACATGGAGGTAGACTGGATTGCCCTTTCTTTCGTACGTCATGCACAGGATATCATCGACCTGAAAGAATTAATTGCAAAACATCCGAATGGTAAATTCAAAACTCCGATTATTGCGAAGATTGAAAAGCCTGAAGGGGTTAAAAATATTGACGAAATCTTACTGGAATGTGATGGCCTAATGGTTGCCCGTGGTGACCTGGGGGTTGAAGTTCCAATGGAAGAAGTTCCTGCTATCCAGAAAAATCTGGTAGAGAAAGCAAGATTTTACTCTAAGCCTGTAATCATTGCAACTCAGATGATGGAAACAATGATCAACAGCTTAACGCCAACCAGAGCGGAAGTGAATGACGTTGCCAATTCTGTATTAGATGGAGCTGATGCCGTAATGCTTTCAGGAGAAACTTCTGTAGGAAGATACCCAGTACAGGTAGTGGAAAACATGGCTAAAATTGTGAAAAACATTGAGACCACCCACTTCTACCAACATAAAAACGAACCTATTGAGAAAGACTATAACTGCATCGATGAACGGTTCATTACGAACAGGGTATGTCTTGCAGCCGTAAGAATTGCAAAAACAACCAATGTTTCTGCTATCGTTACGCTGACCCATTCTGGTTACACCGCTTTCCAGCTTGCAGCACACAGACCCAACTCTCACATCATCGTGTACAGTGGCAACAGAAGAGTAATTACAATGCTGAACCTTCTTTGGGGTGTTCACGCTTACTATTATGATATGAAAAAGTCTACCGACGAAACAATCATTCAGGTAAATATGCTAACGCATAATTACGGTTACATTGAAACAGGAGATTTTGTTATCAACATTAATGCTACTCCATCATACGAAGGTGGTAAAACAAATACGTTGAGATTAACAACAGTATAAACAAAATTACTTTTGTGAAAACATAAAAAAACTCCCGGAAATTAATTTCCGGGAGTTTTTTATTCATCGGATCAGTATGTTGTTAAATATCAATAAAACTTAGTTCATAATCGAAAAATATAATTTATTGTATCTTTACCATAAAATTAATAACTAACATGAAAAAAATAATTTTCCTGTGTATTATAGTATTGGGAATAAGGATGTATTCTCAAAATAGCATTCTTACCTATGTTTTTTCAAAAACGACAGGAGTTACTTACACCCCTATTACAGGTGGTACCAAACTATTTCCATCGGGAACTAATTCAATATACGATGATGAAATATCGTCAGCAATTACCCTATCATCTCCTTTTACCTTTGGAGATGTTGCGGTTGATAAAGTTTATGTAAGTACCAATGGCTTTATAACCTTTGGAACTGCAGCTTCACCAACAAATTATACGCCACTAAACACTTCAGCAGGTGATCAGGGAGCCATATCAGCATTTGGTCAAAATGGAGGATTTAATCTATTAGATAATCCTCAGCCAGCAACTAATCCCGAAATAAGATATCAGGATTTTGGAAATGAATTTGTTGTTCAATGGCAAAATCATTCAAGTCGTTCTAACGATCTTTCTAAAAGTCTTAATTTTCAAATCCGTTTAAATTATCTTACAGGAGTTATTAACATTATTTATGGAAACTGTTCTGATCCAGGACCTGGATCTGCAGGCCCTCAGGTAGGTATAAGAGGAAGTTCAACCTATAGTGTAGCCCCACTTACAATTTACAACATTCCAAAAGGGACAACCTGTGATTGGAGCCATGCTGTTACAGGACCATCCTCCTCAAGCAAGATGATCTTTTCTGATAATAATTATGAAAAGCATATTAAAATACCATCAGGATTGCAATATACCTGGACACCAGGTATTCAATTACCTGTGACGAATATAAAACCTTTCGATTACCTACATGATATAACAAACAACAGTGCAAAAGTAAGTTGGGAAGCCGTATCGGGAGCCACCGCTTATAATATTCAATATCGAACTATAGGAAACTGTGATTGGACTAACTTTAATGGAAATCCTGTTTCTACAACCAGTGCTACACTTACCGGATTGGATGAAGGTACTAAATACCAAATCCGGATACAAGCTTTGAGAGGTAATATACAGTCAACATACTCACATATTGCAAAGGCAACAGGAATGGGAGGCTATAGCGTAGAAGGATATTCTGTTGCGACAAAAACAACCTGTCCTGTACAAATTAGTCCAGAATCTCCTTCTAGTGGACCAAATTTTTTCACCATAAACTGGTATCCAAATTTCTCTTTCGGAGTACCACAAAAAGGATATGAATATTATTATAGTTTATCACCTGTCCGCCCAGCAAATAATGCCATTCCATCAGGTTCACTACCTTCTCAGGGACCTTTTAATTCAGTAACTATATCAGGATTAGAACCTGAAACTAAATATTATTATTGGATAAGAGGAAACTGTGATGATGTTCATAAAGGACCATGGTCTGATACAGATATTGTATCAACAAGCTCTCTTTGTGTTACCAATCCAACTGTTTTAAATAACACCCCCGGGATAAATCTACCACCACAAATAAAATGGAATCTGATACCAGGCGCAATAGGGTATCAATTAAAAATAGGAACTACACCAGGCGGAAATGATGTAGTAGATACTAACCTTACAGGTGATGTAAATAGCTATACTATCAATACGCCATTAGCTAGTTATACAACATACTATTTTTCTATAGTGAGCTATACAGCCACATCTTCCAATCCAACAACACCTTGCTCTATTTTCAGCTTTACAACACCCTGTAATGCTTTTAATATCCCTTACTCTATAGATTTTGAAAATGTAAGTATACCATACATCCCAGCCTGTACTTCAGTCACAACTACATGGAAGACATCAAATGGCAGTGCTCCTTTTGACTCCAATACAAAAGTTATGAGATTTAATACTATGAATTATTCAGAATCATGGTTCTTTACAAATAGTATAAATCTAACTGCAGGAAAGACCTATAATATTTCTTTTAAATATGCTAAAGGGGGCCCTTATCAGGAAAAGTTAAAAGTAGCATACGGAACTTTACCTACAACAGCAGGCATGACCAATACAATTGCAGACTACCCTAATATCATAAATAATAATGTTAATTCAGAATCGATTAATATTACACCTACAGCTTCAGGAAATTACTATTTGGGATTCTATATCTATTCTCAAAATGATATTAAATATTATGATTTAATGATTGATGACATTAATATTAAAGAAGCATCAACCCTTAATGTAATTGAAACTTTAGATAATAAAGGCAGCATTAAAATATATCCAAACCCATTCTCCGAAAATATTACTATCTCAGATATTACAAATGTTACAAATATTTCGGTTGTTGATATAGCAGGGAAATTATTAAAAACATTTAATAAACAAACCTCATCACTTGATTTAAAAGATTTAGTCTCAGGTTCATATATGATTGTTCTGACACTTAAAGATGGCTCCAATCAATCAGTGAAAATTATCAAGAAGTAATCTTCAATATAAATAGATGCAAAAATAAATCCGTCTCATAGCAATAAACTATGAGACGGATTTTTATAATGTAAGTAGTTTAAATAAGGGGTAGTTTGTCATTGACTCCGTCGAATCTTCGATTTCTGAACGAAACATAGTAAAGTGAAGAATCTTACTGATTCTCGGCTTGTCAGAATGACAGTATATACCTCTTAATTCCCTACAATCGTCTTTGCTGTTACAAATTCTTTTAAAGCCAGTAAAGAGAGCTCTGTTCCGTAACCTGAAGCCTTTGATCCGCCAAACGGAAAACGCGGGTCTGAACTAGTCATTCTGTTGATATTAACAGTTCCTGAATCAAGATTTTCAATAAAGAATAACTGACGGTCTTTATTTTGAGTCCAAACTGAGTTTGAAAGTCCGAAAGGAATATCATTAGCAATTCGTAGTGCTTCTTCAGCATCTTTTGCAATCATGACCATTCCAAGAGGGCCAAAAAGCTCTTCTTTTAGAATCGGATTACCTTCTTTAACCCGGATTAATCCTGGCTTGAATTCATTTTCTGAAACTCTTTCCAGAGGGAGAATAATTTCGGCTCCATTTTCCAATGCTCTGTTGAACTGTGCTTCCAATTCATCAGCTAAGTCTGGCCTTGCCATTCCAGCTAACTTAGTTTCTTTATCGAAAGGATCTCCGATTTCGTACTTTTTATATTCTTCAATAAAAATAGGTAAAAACTGGTCTTCAATTTTTTCATCAAGGATAAATCTTTTAGCTGCTGTACAGGTTTGTCCACAGTTTTGAAGCCTTGATTTTACTCCGGCTTGTGCTGCCGCTTCAAGATCCGCATCTTCAAAAATGATGAATGCATCACTTCCTCCCAGCTCAAGTAAAGATTTCTTGATATTTAATCCTGCAATTGAAGCTACTTCTCCACCTGCTTTTCCGCTACCAGTAAGGCTAACTCCTTTTACAACTTCGTGTTCAAGGATCTCTTTTACAGCTTTGTGCCCTACTTCCAGGTTCTGAAATACTCCTTCCGGAAAACCTGCTTCCAAAAGAACTTCTTCAATGGCATTCCCACTTCCGAAACAAATTGAGGCATGTTTTAAAACAATAGTGTTTCCTGCCAACATTGCAGGAACCGCAAACCTCAACACCTGCCAGAAAGGAAAATTCCAGGGCATTACTCCCAGTATTACTCCTTTTGGGGCATAATGAACTTCAGAATAAGAGAATTCGGATTGTATTTTTTCAGGTTTTAAAATGTTTTCGGCCTCTGCATAATAATTCATCATTAAAGCACATTTCTCCACCTCAGCAATGGATTCGGAAATGGGTTTATTCATTTCAGTAGTAATGATCCTTCCAAATTTCTCTGAATTATTTTTTAATATTTCTGCGGCTTTTGCGATTAATTTCTGCTTTTCTTCAAACGGCACTTTTCGCCACACTGAAAACACTTCATCTGCTTTAATAAGCTTGTTTTCAATTAATTGTTCCATAATATAATTTCTGTTTTAAATTCAGCTAATGAATTTATGAGCGCTTTTATTTAAAAGCACGATAAAGTCAGCAAATTCTATTCCTTAAGGGTCAACAAAAGAATGATTTTCTCTATCGGAAGAATATAGCTTTATCTTAAATCATTAGCCATTCATTCACCAGACAAGCTGCCAGTCTTGCCGTTCTGTCCTGAATATCGAACGACGGGTTGACTTCTGCCACGTCCAGTGCAACCAGTTTTTTGTTTTTTAAGATATGCCTGTAAAAATGCATAAAGGTTGCATCTGCAAAGATACCATTATATGCTGAAGCTGAAACACCCGGAGCGATAGATGCATTAAAAACATCCATACAAATAGTGAGATAAGCAAAATCTACATTCTCCAGAAGGTCATCAATACGCTGATAAACAGATGGAAGGTTTTCAAAGAATAATTCATCAGAAAGAATATACTTCATCCCATATTGATGTGCTGTATCAAAGAGTTTTAAGGTATTAGAATTTCTCTGGATCCCAATGTGAAGGGAATTGACAGGGCCTTCCTGAGCGATTTGCCAGAATCCTGTTCCTGAACTTGGTCCCACCTCTTTTTCCGGCTGCCTGTTATCAAAGTGGGCATCTATATTGATGATTCCTATTTTTTGTTCCGGAAAAGCTGTTTTAATGCCTAAATAGTGAGCATAGGTAACTTCATGTCCGCCCCCTAAAACAAGGGATCTTCCGCCTTTTAAAAGAACTTTCGAAACATTCTTCGCCAGATTATTCTGTGCATTCTCCAGATTTCCGTCTTCACAGGTAACATTTCCAAAATCCAGCATAGAAAAATCAGGAAGGATCACAGGAAAATTAGACATATTCTTCCGGATCACATCGGGAGCATCTTTAGCACCCTGACGGCCTTTATTCCTCCTGACTCCCTCATCTACGGCAAATCCATGCAAAACGAAATCATTCGGTAAAATATTGTCGTAATTCTGTTCTTCCTGTACTCTCTGAAATAGCCTATGGAAAAGAAGCTCTTCCCCATCTAATCTACCCTGCCAAATATTTTGAAACATAATCCTTTAAATTCAATTTTAGTCACATCATTCTATCCAGTAAAGCTAATTAATATTGTTTAGATAAAAAAGCTCCTTTTACACATTCTGCAAAGAATTCATTATAAGACGGATAGTTTCTTTTTCAGGCTTTATTCTCATTGGCGTTGCTGCTGATGAACATTTCATTTCGTTCTTCAGAAATAATTTCTAAAAACCGTTCGTAATGCTTCAGTACATCGGAAATCAGTTCATTTTTGGTAAAATACTGTACATCATATCCTTCTCTTCCGTCCCCAAAATAGGATCTTGGATAGTGGGTTTTCTTATCATCAAGATCCGGAAGATTTTCTTCATTAATGATGTATTCAGAAACTGTTTTTATTTTATTCTCTACTCCGTAAACGAAGTTATTAACAACTCCCTGGTGGATTTCTATTTCTATTCTGACAGGATTTTCGTGATGATTGATTTTGGCTTCAATTCCGTTAGCAGCAAATTCCTGTTGGAGATCAGTAAAGGCTTCTTTTGCTTTCACTCTGATAAACCGGTTTACAGAATCATTATCTTTAAAAGATACAATGTTTTTTAAACGTTCTTTCCAGAATTCACCGGACCATGGCACCGTAGATTCCGAAAAATTTCTGTCATAATATTTCTGGTCAATTACCAGGCCTTTCATTAAGCTCACAATAAATAAAATCACTACAATGGAAAACGGCAACGCAGTAATTAGCGTCATACTTTGAAGCGCCTTCAAACCACCTACATTTAATAACAGAAGTGAAAGAACAGCGAGTAAAACACCCCAGAAAACAATTTGCCACTTGGGAGATTTGGCAGCGTTTTTAGTCGCAATACTATTCATGACGAATATTCCTGAATCTGCTGACGTCACAAAAAAGATAAGAATAATAAGAATTACGAAAAAACCTGTAAATTCAGATAAAGGCAGATAATCCAGGAACCGGAACATTAAGGCATCCGGATCTGTTGCAAACTGGCTTAACTGGCCGTTGGCTATATTTAAATCGAGCCAGATGGCACTGTTTCCAAATACAGACATCCAGATAAAGTTAAATAATGTGGGAAGTATTAAAACGGCCAGAATAAATTCCTTAATAGTCCTTCCCTTTGAAATTCTTGCGATAAATAATCCTACATATGGAGACCATGAGATCCACCATGCCCAATACAGGATCGTCCAGTCATAAAACCAGGGCAATGCATTCTTTTCATAAACATGGGTATTAAAAGTAAGGTTGAAAAAATTATTGATGTAATTTCCCAACCCTTCTGTAAAACTTCCGATCAGATAGACCGTGGGCCCCAATATCAATACAAAAAGTAAAAGACCAATTACACTGATGACATTGATATTACTTAAGATCTTTACTCCCTTTCCTACTCCGGAAATGGCAGATATAACGGAAAGAGTGACAAGAGTAACTACAATAATGATCTGATAGGTAAAACTATTTTCCGGAGTAATATGAAGAATATTGAGCCCGGAACTGATTTGCACCACTCCAAAACCTAACGTTGTTGTGATTCCAAAGAAAGTACAGCATAATGCAAAAACATCAATGGCATTTCCCCA
Coding sequences:
- a CDS encoding fibronectin type III domain-containing protein; protein product: MKKIIFLCIIVLGIRMYSQNSILTYVFSKTTGVTYTPITGGTKLFPSGTNSIYDDEISSAITLSSPFTFGDVAVDKVYVSTNGFITFGTAASPTNYTPLNTSAGDQGAISAFGQNGGFNLLDNPQPATNPEIRYQDFGNEFVVQWQNHSSRSNDLSKSLNFQIRLNYLTGVINIIYGNCSDPGPGSAGPQVGIRGSSTYSVAPLTIYNIPKGTTCDWSHAVTGPSSSSKMIFSDNNYEKHIKIPSGLQYTWTPGIQLPVTNIKPFDYLHDITNNSAKVSWEAVSGATAYNIQYRTIGNCDWTNFNGNPVSTTSATLTGLDEGTKYQIRIQALRGNIQSTYSHIAKATGMGGYSVEGYSVATKTTCPVQISPESPSSGPNFFTINWYPNFSFGVPQKGYEYYYSLSPVRPANNAIPSGSLPSQGPFNSVTISGLEPETKYYYWIRGNCDDVHKGPWSDTDIVSTSSLCVTNPTVLNNTPGINLPPQIKWNLIPGAIGYQLKIGTTPGGNDVVDTNLTGDVNSYTINTPLASYTTYYFSIVSYTATSSNPTTPCSIFSFTTPCNAFNIPYSIDFENVSIPYIPACTSVTTTWKTSNGSAPFDSNTKVMRFNTMNYSESWFFTNSINLTAGKTYNISFKYAKGGPYQEKLKVAYGTLPTTAGMTNTIADYPNIINNNVNSESINITPTASGNYYLGFYIYSQNDIKYYDLMIDDINIKEASTLNVIETLDNKGSIKIYPNPFSENITISDITNVTNISVVDIAGKLLKTFNKQTSSLDLKDLVSGSYMIVLTLKDGSNQSVKIIKK
- a CDS encoding IPExxxVDY family protein, producing MEIQKLYDLDDIEFEDIAIGLVRLAKDIPAHEFFYKINHLNNLSFSRKKDLVFHGDYYDYFFPRFEAYHKFSKTCFTFISNKSSESKQKKVQTELFTEEENIKFLLNNQVDVEYILHSSEQFPDFSVILLPENLVFPIQDYTLSSEEELYQIIQYYE
- the fabF gene encoding beta-ketoacyl-ACP synthase II, translated to MELKRVVVTGFGAITPIGNNAKEYWENLVKGESGAAPITLFDATNFKTKFACEVKNFDPLQHFDKKEAKKMDRNTQLGLVAAREAVEHSGIIEGNVDKNRVGVIWGSGIGGLETFETEVLGWANTEIPRFNPFFIPKMIADMTPGQISIEYGFHGPNYTTVSACASSANAIIDSKMLIQLGKADVIVCGGSEAAVTASGVGGFNAMMALSTRNDDPKTASRPFDKDRDGFVLGEGAGCIILEEYEHAVKRGATIYAELLGGGMSADAYHMTAPHPEGLGAYLVMKNCLEDAGLTADEVDHINMHGTSTPLGDIAESNAISKLLGEHAYDIQINSTKSMTGHLLGAAGVIEAIAALGTIIHGVVPPTINHFTDDEKIDSRLNFTFNTAVKKDVKVAMSNTFGFGGHNACVLFKKI
- a CDS encoding aldehyde dehydrogenase family protein; amino-acid sequence: MEQLIENKLIKADEVFSVWRKVPFEEKQKLIAKAAEILKNNSEKFGRIITTEMNKPISESIAEVEKCALMMNYYAEAENILKPEKIQSEFSYSEVHYAPKGVILGVMPWNFPFWQVLRFAVPAMLAGNTIVLKHASICFGSGNAIEEVLLEAGFPEGVFQNLEVGHKAVKEILEHEVVKGVSLTGSGKAGGEVASIAGLNIKKSLLELGGSDAFIIFEDADLEAAAQAGVKSRLQNCGQTCTAAKRFILDEKIEDQFLPIFIEEYKKYEIGDPFDKETKLAGMARPDLADELEAQFNRALENGAEIILPLERVSENEFKPGLIRVKEGNPILKEELFGPLGMVMIAKDAEEALRIANDIPFGLSNSVWTQNKDRQLFFIENLDSGTVNINRMTSSDPRFPFGGSKASGYGTELSLLALKEFVTAKTIVGN
- the rnc gene encoding ribonuclease III; translation: MELQKYFSKFLLKKRKRQLTERDYFLSTELRKVLGTEVQNIALYREAFSLKNSSKNQDSNYERLEFLGDSVLGTIISCHLFQTYPQANEGYLTQMKSKIVNRKNLNKLGEDLKLTDLLQKQNNSSALGENISGNLFEALIGAVYLDFHYETCKKIILEKLLTPSEINKLENKIVSYKGLLLEWSQKKKVNIKYETCEEIQANKAVMFRCHVWFGDEKIANATETSKKKAEEKAAQRAFYILNKKENILGNSKTL
- the hutG gene encoding formimidoylglutamase codes for the protein MFQNIWQGRLDGEELLFHRLFQRVQEEQNYDNILPNDFVLHGFAVDEGVRRNKGRQGAKDAPDVIRKNMSNFPVILPDFSMLDFGNVTCEDGNLENAQNNLAKNVSKVLLKGGRSLVLGGGHEVTYAHYLGIKTAFPEQKIGIINIDAHFDNRQPEKEVGPSSGTGFWQIAQEGPVNSLHIGIQRNSNTLKLFDTAHQYGMKYILSDELFFENLPSVYQRIDDLLENVDFAYLTICMDVFNASIAPGVSASAYNGIFADATFMHFYRHILKNKKLVALDVAEVNPSFDIQDRTARLAACLVNEWLMI
- the pyk gene encoding pyruvate kinase, which codes for MNKYLKKTKIIATLGPASSSKEVMLDLMKAGVDIFRINFSHADYDLVRKNIEIIRELNSEYGYSVGILGDLQGPKLRVGVVKEGSYLNPGDILTFTNEKMEGDSTKVYMTYQQFPQDVKVGERILIDDGKLVLEVTETNEVDTVKAKTIQGGPLSSKKGVNLPNTQVSLPALTEKDIQDANFMLDMEVDWIALSFVRHAQDIIDLKELIAKHPNGKFKTPIIAKIEKPEGVKNIDEILLECDGLMVARGDLGVEVPMEEVPAIQKNLVEKARFYSKPVIIATQMMETMINSLTPTRAEVNDVANSVLDGADAVMLSGETSVGRYPVQVVENMAKIVKNIETTHFYQHKNEPIEKDYNCIDERFITNRVCLAAVRIAKTTNVSAIVTLTHSGYTAFQLAAHRPNSHIIVYSGNRRVITMLNLLWGVHAYYYDMKKSTDETIIQVNMLTHNYGYIETGDFVININATPSYEGGKTNTLRLTTV
- a CDS encoding BCCT family transporter, which gives rise to MNFQNFRSTFNKGVTIPSLIFIIGTCFLSAVYPKPTENILNEIKQFIFINLNWVYVWSVTLFVIFLVYLLFSKYANIKLGANDSRPEYSFFSWISMLFAAGMGIGLIYFSVAEPMQHYSSEVFADNHYVSRAKQAQLYTFFHWGIHAWAIYGVVGLSLSYFAYRYRLPLSLRSCFYPLLKNKINGKWGNAIDVFALCCTFFGITTTLGFGVVQISSGLNILHITPENSFTYQIIIVVTLVTLSVISAISGVGKGVKILSNINVISVIGLLLFVLILGPTVYLIGSFTEGLGNYINNFFNLTFNTHVYEKNALPWFYDWTILYWAWWISWSPYVGLFIARISKGRTIKEFILAVLILPTLFNFIWMSVFGNSAIWLDLNIANGQLSQFATDPDALMFRFLDYLPLSEFTGFFVILIILIFFVTSADSGIFVMNSIATKNAAKSPKWQIVFWGVLLAVLSLLLLNVGGLKALQSMTLITALPFSIVVILFIVSLMKGLVIDQKYYDRNFSESTVPWSGEFWKERLKNIVSFKDNDSVNRFIRVKAKEAFTDLQQEFAANGIEAKINHHENPVRIEIEIHQGVVNNFVYGVENKIKTVSEYIINEENLPDLDDKKTHYPRSYFGDGREGYDVQYFTKNELISDVLKHYERFLEIISEERNEMFISSNANENKA